The following are encoded in a window of Cygnus atratus isolate AKBS03 ecotype Queensland, Australia chromosome 20, CAtr_DNAZoo_HiC_assembly, whole genome shotgun sequence genomic DNA:
- the CCDC183 gene encoding coiled-coil domain-containing protein 183 has protein sequence MQSRRADISQQTQELRNIITLQEQGKKSFTQSSEEKLSQNRDLLPQLRRMVQEDIHALGIAQKHDQLIISKACRAEKNLDIVLAGKTVEGAREKLQSSIFKRVNVCNALLYEVRQRGRTQDELQQQLQQLLDVKIDDKRLQEQVQVIRQLENSIEKMLMKVHTGQKVTLLYLAVRDVLKKELAYLPLHLDLLHGMAGVYHGELEDMEVMALDALKANDIAKEELAKLETEFLAERELRHCSLAAQKVQIDRLWLKDASEKHLRAQARYDLAVDFSSLLPQDSLLGTKLEATKSQIEHEARVTSEVEKAKAAVQCSRLWDITGRLLAQQKSTAELEQHIRACEEKKQVLKDMLRDLELKQAELKFCQSPSAISCRRLEAELRTSLQQEEARLEQARAQSLRNQELLLLFENGIDNLFIRLYGIDVPEQDVSIELKGVDEKLQYCEQKLQHLVQRVASLPVHSYRPDEDNETFVKVRNFLEKTTAREPQNLKISLEDIGSVVQDPFDFADKDHGLVLTREDIKKQGLHLIESKMKSGKRK, from the exons ATGCAGAGCCGCAGGGCAGACATCAGCCAGCAGACCCAGGAGCTGCGCAACATCATCACCTTGCAAG AGCAAGGGAAGAAGTCTTTCACGCAGTCGTCTGAGGAAAAGCTCAGCCAGAACAGAGatctgctcccccagctgcGCAGGATGGTGCAGGAGGACATCCATGCCCTGGGCATTGCCCAGAAG CATGACCAGCTCATCATCTCCAAGGcttgcagagcagagaagaacTTGGACATTGTTTTGGCTGGCAAGACAGTGGAG GGTGCCCGGGAGAAGCTCCAGAGCAGCATCTTCAAGCGGGTGAACGTCTGCAACGCGTTGCTGTATGAGGTGAGGCAGCGCGGCCGGACCCaggatgagctgcagcagcagctgcagcagctgctggatgtCAAAATCGATGACAAGCGGCTCCAGGAGCAGGTGCAG GTGATTCGCCAGCTGGAGAACAGCATTGAGAAGATGCTCATGAAAGTCCACACTGGGCAGAAGGTGACCCTGCTGTACCTGGCAGTGCGGGATGTCCTCAAGAAG GAGCTGGCCTACCTGCCTCTGCATCTGGACCTCCTGCACGGGATGGCCGGGGTGTACCATGGGGAGCTGGAGGACATGGAGGTCATGGCTTTGGATGCCCTCAAAGCCAATGACATAGCCAAG gaggagctggccaagtTGGAAACAGAGTTCCTCGCAGAGAGAGAGCTCAGGCACTGCTCCCTGGCTGCCCAAAAGGTGCAAATCGATCGACTTTGGCTCAAGGATGCAAGTGAAAAGCACTTGAGAGCG CAAGCCAGGTACGACCTGGCCGTGGacttctcctccctgctgccacagGACTCGCTGCTGG GCACCAAGCTGGAGGCCACCAAGTCCCAGATCGAGCACGAGGCCCGGGTGACGTCAGAGGTGGAGAAGGCCAAGGCTGCGGTGCAGTGCTCCCGCCTCTGG GACATCAcgggcaggctgctggcacagcagaaGTCCACGGcggagctggagcagcacatCAGGGCATGCGAGGAGAAGAAGCAGGTGCTGAAGGACATGCTGAGGGACTTGGAGCTGaagcaggcagagctgaagtTTTGCCAGTCCCCAAGTGCCATCAG ctgcaggaggctggaggcagagctgaggacAAGCCTGCAACAGGAGGAGGCCCGGTTGGAGCAGGCACGAGCCCAGTCcctgaggaaccaggagctccTGCTCCTGTTTGAAAATGGCATCGACAACCTCTTCATCCGCCTGTACGGCATCGATGTACCTGAGCAG GATGTCTCCATCGAGCTGAAGGGGGTGGATGAGAAGCTGCAGTACTGcgagcagaagctgcagcaccTGGTGCAGCGGGTGGCCTCCCTGCCTGTCCACAGCTACAGACCTGACGAGGACAACGAG ACTTTTGTGAAGGTCAGgaattttctggagaaaacaaCCGCGAGAGAGCCGCAGAACCTGAAGATTTCCTTGGAGGACATAGGCTCTGTGGTCCAAG ATCCCTTTGATTTTGCTGACAAAGACCACGGCCTGGTTCTCACCCGGGAGGACATCAAGAAGCAAGGGCTGCACCTGATTGAAAGCAAGATGAAAAGTGGCAAGAGGAAGTAG
- the SBDS gene encoding ribosome maturation protein SBDS: MSIFTPTNQIRLTNVAVVRARRGGKRFEIACYRNKVMGWRSGAEKDLDEVLQTHTVFVNVSKGQVARKEDLVRAFGTDDQTEICKMILSKGELQVSDKERQTQLEQMFRDIATIVADKCVNPETKRPYTVILIERAMKDIHYSVKPNKSTKQQALEVIRQLKETMQIERAHMRLRFILPAKEGKKLKEKLKPLIKVIENEDFHDQLEIVCLIDPGCFREIDELIRCETKGKGTLEVLSLKDVEEGDEKLE; this comes from the exons ATGTCCATCTTCACCCCCACCAACCAGATCCGCCTCACCAACGTGGCCGTGGTGCGGGCGCGGCGCGGTGGGAAGCGCTTCGAGATCGCCTGCTACCGCAACAAAGTCATGGGCTGGCGCAGCGGGGC GGAGAAGGACCTGGACGAGGTGCTGCAGACGCACACGGTGTTCGTCAACGTGTCCAAAGGGCAGGTGGCGAGGAAGGAGGATCTCGTACGGGCCTTCGGGACGGATGACCAGACGGAAATCTGTAAGATG aTTTTATCAAAAGGGGAGTTGCAGGTGTCAGACAAAGAACGACAGACGCAGCTGGAGCAGATGTTTAGAGACATCGCTACTATTGTGGCTGACAAATGTGTGAATCCTGAGACAAAGAGGCCGTACACAGTAATCCTTATAGAGAGAGCCATGAAGGATATTCACTACTCCGTCAAACCAAACAAGAGCACAAAGCAACAG GCACTGGAAGTGATCAGACAATTAAAGGAGACCATGCAAATTGAACGTGCTCACATGAGGTTACGATTTATCCTTCCAgcaaaggaggggaagaaactCAAAGAGAAGCTCAAGCCACTGATTAAAGTTATTGAGAATGAAGACTTCCACGATCAGTTAGAAATT gtgTGCCTTATTGACCCGGGCTGCTTCAGAGAGATTGATGAGCTGATCCGATGTGAGACAAAAGGGAAAGGAACGCTGGAAGTGCTCAGTCTGAAGGATGTGGAGGAAGGAGATGAAAAGCTTGAATAA